From Sphingomonas nostoxanthinifaciens, a single genomic window includes:
- a CDS encoding glycoside hydrolase family 47 protein, translated as MIASTRRSFLAAATLSAAPLPALAADRTDWHALGEDVKSEMAWAWDHYRTKAWGRDEIKPISGTFSSFVLPDRHLGLSLIEAMDTLWVMGLDDRFNDALHWVMSELSFDIDGEVQVFEIAIRIVGGLLSAHHAGGEPKLLALARDLTDRLMPAFATKTGLPYRYVNLRSGKVRDPQTNPAEIGTYLPEFGTLSKLTGDRRYYDAAKRAQVALFERRSKIGLLADTIDAETGQWLSRRATVGPPSDSYYEYLWDGWQLFGDRDCKRMYDVCTAAILRHQQDRRDGRLWFADVDFKTGAILNRNQIELASFYGGLLAQGGAHATGVACTMAWSWLQDRYGVLPEGFDYGTDQVTHASNKLRPELADGAFNLWLLDHDPRWRAIGRTHYLAMKRWNRAAYGYADLADVTSDPKRQSDHCPGYWWSEQMKYYYLLFADTPRFDYRRNYLSTEGNVLLGFRRP; from the coding sequence ATGATCGCATCCACTCGCCGCAGCTTTCTTGCCGCCGCCACGCTCTCCGCAGCGCCCCTACCCGCACTCGCCGCCGATCGGACCGACTGGCATGCACTGGGCGAGGATGTGAAGAGCGAGATGGCCTGGGCATGGGACCATTATCGCACGAAAGCGTGGGGCCGCGACGAGATTAAGCCGATCAGCGGCACCTTCTCCAGCTTCGTGCTGCCCGATCGCCATCTCGGGCTCAGCCTGATCGAGGCGATGGATACATTGTGGGTGATGGGGCTCGACGATCGCTTCAACGACGCGCTCCATTGGGTCATGTCGGAGCTGAGCTTCGACATCGACGGCGAGGTGCAGGTCTTCGAGATCGCGATCCGTATCGTCGGCGGCTTGCTCTCCGCACATCATGCCGGCGGCGAGCCCAAGCTGCTGGCATTGGCGCGCGACCTGACCGATCGGCTGATGCCGGCCTTCGCCACCAAGACCGGCCTGCCCTATCGCTACGTCAACCTCCGCTCCGGCAAGGTGCGCGATCCGCAGACCAATCCGGCGGAGATCGGCACATATCTGCCCGAATTCGGCACTTTGTCGAAGCTGACCGGCGACCGCCGCTATTACGACGCCGCCAAGCGCGCGCAGGTGGCCTTGTTCGAGCGCCGCTCGAAGATCGGCCTGCTCGCCGACACGATCGATGCCGAGACCGGGCAATGGCTCAGTCGCCGCGCCACCGTCGGGCCGCCGAGCGACAGCTATTACGAATATCTGTGGGACGGCTGGCAATTGTTCGGCGACCGCGACTGCAAGCGGATGTACGACGTCTGCACCGCCGCCATCCTGCGCCACCAGCAGGATCGGCGCGACGGGCGCCTGTGGTTCGCCGATGTCGATTTCAAGACCGGCGCGATCCTCAACCGCAACCAGATCGAGCTCGCCTCCTTCTACGGCGGCCTGCTCGCCCAAGGGGGTGCACATGCGACCGGTGTCGCCTGCACGATGGCGTGGAGCTGGCTGCAGGATCGCTACGGCGTGCTGCCCGAGGGTTTCGATTACGGCACCGATCAGGTGACGCATGCCAGCAACAAGCTGCGGCCCGAGCTGGCCGATGGCGCGTTCAATCTGTGGCTGCTCGATCACGATCCGCGCTGGCGAGCGATCGGGCGCACGCATTATCTGGCGATGAAGCGCTGGAACCGCGCTGCCTATGGCTATGCCGATCTCGCCGACGTGACGAGCGATCCCAAGCGCCAGTCGGATCACTGCCCGGGCTATTGGTGGTCG